A single region of the Amphiura filiformis chromosome 7, Afil_fr2py, whole genome shotgun sequence genome encodes:
- the LOC140157433 gene encoding uncharacterized protein, translated as MYYGTGQWNDRKCGSTDLRAYICKYYPSKEQCRDVMPGSGKCYIPQNEWATWDEGRQHCADRYGGDLAYIGNYATQKHIDSLVSRDLEALRSYSGKVFAWIGMLVPDTDVLHKADGTMAGAYARWISGEPNGVFDEIPSSFFEYSNAPPAEQRYCVHMKITEGGLWNDHYCSETNSYVCEYIPHVPDVDECSVGTHSCDHNCHNEHGIEEYSCSCNPGYQLDTDGHQCLEVISHECVMDFPNNRVLPLGEFTSSSLTHETCIEHCNQADLRCPPGWEALNDYCYFVSDNGLKYSDAKARCESLDSQLTSINSENENNFLTQKAVDAGSALWIGLDDLEVEGTFKWLDGSMFLPSSWHSSWVWSGNNNPDNSGNGDCTEIHDHGAWNDKHCSNSQRFVCKMRKEKHRYVGCYIDTEDPVFPTDVSLRTIQQ; from the exons ATGTATTATGGAACCGGACAATGGAATGATCGTAAATGCGGTAGTACCGACCTTCGTGCCTACATCTGCAAGTATTACCCCAGCAAAG AGCAATGTCGTGATGTCATGCCTGGTAGCGGTAAGTGCTACATTCCTCAAAATGAGTGGGCAACATGGGATGAGGGGCGGCAGCATTGTGCCGATAGATATGGAGGAGATTTAGCCTACATAGGAAACTATGCTACACAAAAGCATATCGATTCATTAGTAAGTCGTGATTTGGAAGCACTACG GTCATATTCGGGTAAAGTATTTGCTTGGATTGGGATGCTCGTCCCAGACACAGACGTATTGCATAAAGCTGATGGTACTATGGCAGGGGCATATGCCAGATGGATTTCCGGTGAACCTAACGGAGTTTTTGATGAAATACCATCGTCTTTCTTTGAGTACTCGAATGCACCGCCAGCAGAACAACGATACTGCGTGCATATGAAAATAACAGAGGGTGGCCTATGGAACGACCATTACTGCTCAGAGACTAATTCGTATGTTTGTGAATATATTCCACATGTTCCAG ATGTTGATGAATGTTCTGTTGGCACTCATAGCTGTGATCATAACTGCCATAACGAACATGGAATAGAGGAGTATTCTTGCTCCTGCAACCCTGGTTACCAACTGGACACGGATGGACACCAATGTCTAG AGGTAATCAGTCACGAATGTGTTATGGATTTTCCAAATAATCGAGTTCTACCACTTGGAGAATTTACTTCATCGAGTTTGACACATGAAACGTGCATCGAACATTGTAACCAAGCAG ATTTGAGGTGCCCACCAGGATGGGAAGCTTTGAATGACTACTGCTACTTTGTATCGGATAATGGCTTGAAATACTCTGATGCAAAGGCACGATGTGAAAGTTTGGATTCTCAACTCACTAGTATTAATAGTGAAAATGAAAACAACTTCCTCACTC AGAAAGCAGTGGATGCGGGTAGTGCCTTGTGGATTGGCTTGGATGACCTTGAAGTCGAAGGGACATTTAAATGGTTGGACGGATCGATG TTCCTCCCATCAAGTTGGCATTCAAGTTGGGTCTGGAGCGGGAATAATAATCCTGATAATTCTGGCAACGGGGATTGTACTGAGATTCATGACCATGGAGCGTGGAATGATAAGCATTGCAGTAATTCTCAACGGTTCGTATGCAAGATGCGAAAAG AAAAACATCGCTACGTTGGCTGCTATATAGACACAGAAGATCCCGTTTTTCCTACCGACGTCAGTTTGAGGACCATTCAACAATGA